A genomic segment from Aegilops tauschii subsp. strangulata cultivar AL8/78 chromosome 1, Aet v6.0, whole genome shotgun sequence encodes:
- the LOC109741186 gene encoding uncharacterized protein, producing MARLGAVVVVFLAAALAAEGILDPVDFLALQAVRRSLDDMPGSAFFDAWDFTADPCGFPGVYCDGNRVSALALGDPRAGSPGLTGRLDPALGRMSALTELSLVPGRVQGELPASLASCSNLRFLAVSKNLLSGGIPDGIGALSNLRTLDVSFNQISGAIPPSIASLPSITNLILCHNQLTGGIPSFPDSSPLLRMDLKHNALSGGVPSLPGSLQYLSLAANRLTGNVDSVLPRLTRLNYLDLSMNQLQGPIPASVFTLPLSVLQLQRNFFSGLLQPTSDVTIPVVDLSYNRFWGPLSPLLAGIGQLYLNNNRFTGDVPSRLVQELVGTGGLQLLYLQHNFLTGIEISPSSSLPSGVSLCLMYNCMVPPVYAPCPIKAGTQNTRPADQCPEWRG from the coding sequence ATGGCGCGGCTCGGCGCTGTCGTCGTGGTGTTCTTGGCGGCCGCGCTCGCGGCGGAGGGCATTCTTGACCCGGTGGACTTCCTCGCGCTGCAGGCGGTGCGGCGGTCGCTCGACGACATGCCGGGTTCCGCCTTCTTCGACGCCTGGGACTTCACGGCGGACCCCTGCGGCTTCCCCGGCGTGTACTGCGACGGGAACAGGGTGTCGGCGCTCGCGCTCGGCGACCCGCGGGCGGGGTCGCCGGGGCTGACCGGGAGGCTCGACCCGGCGCTCGGCCGGATGTCCGCGCTCACCGAGCTATCGCTCGTGCCCGGCCGAGTCCAGGGCGAGCTCCCGGCTTCCCTCGCCTCCTGCTCCAACCTCCGCTTCTTGGCCGTCAGCAAGAACCTCCTATCCGGCGGGATACCGGACGGCATTGGCGCGCTGTCCAACCTCCGGACGCTCGACGTCAGCTTCAACCAGATCTCCGGCGCCATCCCGCCGTCCATTGCGTCGCTGCCGTCGATCACCAACCTCATCCTCTGCCACAACCAGCTCACCGGTGGCATCCCGTCGTTCCCGGACTCCTCGCCGCTCCTCCGGATGGACCTCAAGCACAATGCCCTCTCCGGCGGCGTGCCCAGCCTGCCGGGCTCGCTGCAGTACCTCTCGCTCGCGGCGAACCGTCTCACCGGCAACGTCGACTCCGTGCTGCCCCGGCTGACTCGGCTCAACTACCTCGACCTCAGCATGAACCAGCTCCAGGGGCCGATCCCGGCGTCCGTCTTCACATTGCCGCTCTCCGTGCTCCAGCTTCAGCGCAACTTCTTCTCCGGCCTCCTCCAGCCGACGAGCGACGTGACGATCCCGGTGGTGGACCTGAGCTACAACCGGTTCTGGGGGCCTCTGTCGCCGCTCCTGGCGGGCATTGGGCAGCTGTACCTGAACAACAACCGGTTCACCGGCGATGTGCCGTCGCGGCTGGTGCAGGAGCTGGTGGGAACCGGCGGGCTGCAGCTGCTGTACCTGCAGCACAACTTCCTGACCGGCATCGAGATatcgccgtcgtcgtcgctccCCTCCGGCGTCTCGCTCTGCCTGATGTACAACTGCATGGTGCCGCCGGTGTACGCGCCGTGCCCGATCAAGGCCGGCACGCAGAACACCCGGCCGGCCGACCAGTGCCCGGAATGGAGGGGCTGA